A segment of the Allosaccharopolyspora coralli genome:
GGTGGCGCCGGGCGGGCTCGGCGAGTACCGAGGCGAGCGAGAGGGTCGCACCGAGGGTCGGCTCTGCTGTGGTCATGCGGGGGCCTCCTGTCGAGGTCTCTGCGCCCACTCCGGGCGCCGAGGTACGGACGAGAACCGTGGGCATCGGGAGGTCCGCCACCACCGGGGAGCGGCCGAAGGAATGGACACCAGTAACTAACGCCGTTAGTTTTATGGCAGCCTACGACCGTTCCGACACAGCACGCAAGGGTCACACCTCCACGGAGCCCGACCGGTTCAACGTCCACCGGTCACCCGAGGTGACGGGCGGTGCGCCCCGGATCACAGCAGGCAGTGGGCCACACCTGTGCACGTCCGACCCACGACAGGAGACCACCGTGCCGAGACCGACGAATCCGCTGCTGTCCCCGGAGAGCATCCGGGGCAGCGCGCTCGACCTCATCGACATTCACGGCCTCGAAGCGGTCTCCATGCGCAAGATCGCCGACCACCTCGGTGTCCGGGCCGCGTCGTTGTACAACCACGTCTCCACCAAGGACGAGCTGCTGCACCAGATCGCCAACGAGATCATGGACCGCGTCGACACCTCCGGCTTCGACCACGGCTGGGAGGACGGGCTGCGGACCTGGGCGCGCTCGTACCGCGCCGCGCTGGCCGAGCATCCGAACCTGGTGCCGTTCGTCGCCTCGGGGCCCGCTCGCCGCGACGTCGCACTGCAGCGCGCCGACGCCGTGCACGGCGGACTCACCCACCACGGGTGGCCGCAGCGTTACGCCACGATGATCGGCGCCTCGACCAAGTACCTCGTGGTCGGTGCCGCGATGGGGTCGTTCTCCCGGGGCTTCGTCGACGAGCCCGACGTCTACGACGGAAAGTTCCCGCACCTCAACCAGGCACACCGGCTGGCACGACACGCCGCGGAGATCGACCACGACAGCTTCGAACTCGCACTGTCCGCACTGGTCGACGGCCTGCTCACGGTCTACGAACAGGTGGCCGAGCCGCCCGAGCGGTGACCGTGACGGCCGCGTGGATCACGCTGCCCTCCGGTTGACTCCGTACCCAGCGCTTCCGTAGCGTCATCGGCCGAGCCAACGACAACAGAACACCGCGCCCACGACGTCGAGCGGGAGAGACCCCACCCGGTGTGCCTCGCACCCGGACCGGGGCGCCGAAGGAGCAATCCTCCCTCCAAACTCTCAGGCCACAGACACCGCTCGGTACCAGGCGAACGGAGAAAAGCAGGAGCGCCCGCTCCTCGCCCACGGTGCAAGCCGCCTCGCGCGGTGAAACTCTCAGGCCAATGACTCCGGGGAGACGGTCTCACCAGCGCAAACACCCGCGCCCGTGTTCGTGCCGACGCCCCGGATAGGCTGACCTCCGCATGTGAGCGGCCCGGAGCAACGACACGACCGGCGCCACGAGGAGGAGTCGCAC
Coding sequences within it:
- a CDS encoding TetR/AcrR family transcriptional regulator; the protein is MPRPTNPLLSPESIRGSALDLIDIHGLEAVSMRKIADHLGVRAASLYNHVSTKDELLHQIANEIMDRVDTSGFDHGWEDGLRTWARSYRAALAEHPNLVPFVASGPARRDVALQRADAVHGGLTHHGWPQRYATMIGASTKYLVVGAAMGSFSRGFVDEPDVYDGKFPHLNQAHRLARHAAEIDHDSFELALSALVDGLLTVYEQVAEPPER